AAGACAGGAAGATCATGACCGCCACACTGGCAGATATTTATCTCGAGCAGGGGTGCCTCGAAAAGGCGGTGGAGATCTATGAAAAACTCGCAAAAAAGGAGCCGGAGAACACCTTTTATAAGCAGCGGCTCTCTTCTCTAAAGAAGGAACTGAAAGAAAAACAGAAAGGGCCCGCCTTCAAGAGAATACTCAAGAAAAAACTTTGGTAGGATTATGAGGGAAAACAGGATCAGCCGCGTCGTCGACATACTCGGTGAGATGGATATGGATGCCTGCGTCTTGAGGGGCATGGACAATATTTTTTACCTCTCCGGTTTCAGGGGCTCCGAAGGCGCCCTTGTGGTGACCCGGGGCGACGTCCTGCTCCTTACCGACTTCCGGTACATCACCCATGCCGCCGAGGTGACGAAAAATGTCACCATCCTTGAAATCAAGCCGAAAATAGATATCCTCGCCGATATATGCAGGAAATATGACATCCGCAAATTGGGCTTCGACAGCCTCCATACCACCTACGACACCTATTTTCGATGGAAAGAGAGCCTCAAGGAGACGGAGCTCATCCCCCTCGCACAACGGGTGGAAAATATCAGGGCAATTAAAGAGCCGGTAGAGATCGAGGCGATCAGGAAGGCAATCGGGATAGGGACCGCAGCTTTTACCGAAACCTTCGAAGCGATACGTCCCGGTAAGACAGAGAAACAGGTCGCCGCCGAACTGGAGCACGCGATGCGGAGGCATGGGGCAGATTGTCCCTCTTTCAGCACGATTGTCGCCTCGGGACCGAGGGCTGCCCTTCCCCATGCGGAGCCCACGGACCGGGAGCTCCGGGAGGGAGAATCGGTCATTATCGACTTCGGGGTACAGGTGGACGGCTACTGCAGCGACGAGACCTGCTCATTCGTCATCGGCGAGACAAACGGCAAGATTCAGGAGATTTTTTCCATAGTGAGAGATGCAAAGGACCTGGGCCTGGCAAGCGTCCGAAAGGGAATGCCGGTCAGGGACCTCGATATGATCGTGAGGGGTTATATAGAGGAGAAGGGCTACGGCGAATTCTTCCGTCACGGCACGGGACACGGGGTGGGCGTAGCCGTCCACGAAGCCCCCGCCGTCAGCACCCAATCCGAGGGCCTGATCGAGCCTCATATGGTCTTTACCATCGAGCCGGGTATCTATATACCTCATTTAGGTGGCGTCCGGCTCGAGGATATGGTACTTATAGAAGAGGACAGGACAACCGTCCTTACCAAAATTCGAAAAGATATGCTTAAAATAGGCGGCTGAAGGGACGAAAGAGCGGAGTCTTCCCTGACCGCAGGACATGGCATATATGATTTTGAATATATGAGGAGGAAGTGATGGTAGTTTTTACAAACGAATTCAGAAAAGGTTTAAGAATCCTTGTCGATAACGAGCCTTTCGTAATTGTCGAATTTCAGCACGTCAAACCCGGGAAGGGCGGCGCCTTTGTGCGTACCCGCCTTAAAAGCCTCGTAACGGGGAATGTCCTGGAAAGGACGTACAAGTCGGGAGATAAAGCCGACGTGCCGGAGCTCGAAGAGAGGGAGATGCAATTCCTCTACAAAGAAGGGACCAATTATTATTTTATGGACCAGAATACCTACGATCAGCTTTTTATCGTGGAGGAGCAGCTGGGAGATGCAAAGAATTACCTCAAAGAGGGTTTCGTGATACAGGTGCTTATCTATCAGGGTAAGACCATAGGGGCGGAAATAGCCAATTTTGTCAATCTCGTCATTGCCCAGACCGAACCCGGGATCAGGGGAGATACCGCGCAGAATGCGACCAAACCCGCCGTGCTCGAGACGGGATATACGATTCAGGTCCCCCTCTTCGTGGAACAGGGTGAAACCGTAAGGATCGATACAAGGACGGGGCAGTATCTTGAAAGGGTAAAGTAGGCGCCCCATGCTGATCACCTTTGAAGGCATCGAGGGGAGCGGTAAATCGACGCAGATAGCTCTTTTAAATGAATATCTCATCGCAAAAGGATATTCGGTAATACAGACAAGGGAGCCCGGAGGGACGACTTTCGGCGAGGCCCTTCGCAAGGTAGTGCTCCAGACGGACATGCAGATCTTTCCCCTCTCGGAGCTCCTCCTGCTCATGGCCATGAGGGCCGAGCACATGGAGCGGGTAATCATGCCGGCCCTTCAGGACGGCAAGATCGTCTTGTGCGACCGGTTCGTCGATGCCACCTATGCATATCAGGGCTATGGCAGGAATATAGATCTCGGGATCATCGAGACCCTGAACAGGCTTGTCACCAAAGGCGTGCGGCCTAATCTGACTTTCCTTCTCGACGTGTCCGTGGAGACCGGTCTCAGGCGGAAAGCCGAGGACGCCCCTATGGATCGCTTCGAGAAAGAGGCGCTCTCCTTTCATAAACTCATACGGGATGCCTATGTGAAGCTCTCGGAAGAAGACCCCAAACGGTTTTTTGTAATCGACGGTAACCAGGCGATGGAAAAAGTCCGGGACATTCTCCGGCAGCAGACGGAAATACTTCTCAAAAACCATGGGATTTAGCAGCATCATCGGC
This genomic stretch from Syntrophorhabdaceae bacterium harbors:
- the efp gene encoding elongation factor P: MVVFTNEFRKGLRILVDNEPFVIVEFQHVKPGKGGAFVRTRLKSLVTGNVLERTYKSGDKADVPELEEREMQFLYKEGTNYYFMDQNTYDQLFIVEEQLGDAKNYLKEGFVIQVLIYQGKTIGAEIANFVNLVIAQTEPGIRGDTAQNATKPAVLETGYTIQVPLFVEQGETVRIDTRTGQYLERVK
- the tmk gene encoding dTMP kinase, with translation MLITFEGIEGSGKSTQIALLNEYLIAKGYSVIQTREPGGTTFGEALRKVVLQTDMQIFPLSELLLLMAMRAEHMERVIMPALQDGKIVLCDRFVDATYAYQGYGRNIDLGIIETLNRLVTKGVRPNLTFLLDVSVETGLRRKAEDAPMDRFEKEALSFHKLIRDAYVKLSEEDPKRFFVIDGNQAMEKVRDILRQQTEILLKNHGI
- a CDS encoding Xaa-Pro peptidase family protein; translated protein: MRENRISRVVDILGEMDMDACVLRGMDNIFYLSGFRGSEGALVVTRGDVLLLTDFRYITHAAEVTKNVTILEIKPKIDILADICRKYDIRKLGFDSLHTTYDTYFRWKESLKETELIPLAQRVENIRAIKEPVEIEAIRKAIGIGTAAFTETFEAIRPGKTEKQVAAELEHAMRRHGADCPSFSTIVASGPRAALPHAEPTDRELREGESVIIDFGVQVDGYCSDETCSFVIGETNGKIQEIFSIVRDAKDLGLASVRKGMPVRDLDMIVRGYIEEKGYGEFFRHGTGHGVGVAVHEAPAVSTQSEGLIEPHMVFTIEPGIYIPHLGGVRLEDMVLIEEDRTTVLTKIRKDMLKIGG